The Daphnia pulex isolate KAP4 chromosome 7, ASM2113471v1 genome includes the window AAACACACGTAATGATTTACAATCCTTGTCttcgattttcaaaaatgaagcTCGTTCAAACTTCCTGGCTCGTAAAACGATCATGCGCAACAATCTTATCGCAGTGACACCACGAGACGCAAGTACATATGGTCTGTCCTTCAagctttttcaatttcattcctGTCGAtagtaaatattttcatttgtgttCCACCATTCATTTTGAGTTCTATTTGATAAGGTAAAGCACATtgcatttcaaaattaaaaattcggTGCCACAAAATGTTAAGTGACACATTGAAGGAATTATTTTGAGCAAGTGATTAGTGAAAAATCGTGATCAGCGAGTTGACTTTTACCAGTACCaactaaactaaaaactaTGGTCAAAGGCGTGGCGAGAAATTTTGTACCGGAAGTAAAGTGAAATCAATTGGCTTTCAAGATGACGAGTATCTGCATGTTCCATACTCCAAATCGATAAAACTGAACGACAAACATCGATAAGAGCGAACCAGCCAAGATAACGCATATGTGAAAGTGAACGAGGCCCTATTTTGGTAAGCTGATAGCTGAGTCGTCTTTCGACACACATGAATCAGTGCTTACACACGATATGCATATGGATAGTCTAACGGATTATAGTGGTTCTTCAACTTTCATTACAGGTTTAAAGTATTCAAACAAAgacaacttatttttttactgtgcTTGATGGTATCGAAATGACgaagaaaagatttaaaagatattttgtACTCCTTTTATCCATCTTCATGATTCTTTCGCTGTTGCTGATTGGTAATCCGGAACGGTACAGCTACCGTGATGTGATTGTGaatgagaaagaaatttcAGCAAATAACCAGACCTCCCTTGgatacaaaaacattttgatttggaaCGAAGCTGATCGAACGGAGACCGCTAATTTTGGAATCGGTCACGACCCTTTTGTTAAACACAAATGCGAGGTCTCCGATTGCTCAATTTTTACTCGAGACACGTCAATGTTGCCATACGAAGAATACGACGCCGTCATCATCCACATGTTGTTCTTAAAAATGTTCCAGTTGCCTGATTTCGAGCGGCGAAGACATCAgcgattcatttttctcacGCAAGAGACGCCCGTCATGATGCCGCTTTACATATCGTCATTAGACAATTACTTCAACTGGACGATGActtacaaaagaaattcggATGTTCAATTCCTGTACGGTCGCATCGAACCTGAAGCGACGGCTCCTAAAACTCCCGAGGAAGTTGAAGAAATGATGGCAAAAACTCGTCACCCACTAGCCAAAAATTACGCGGCCAACAAAACTCGTCCGATTGTCTGGATGGTGTCTCACTGCCGTACAAGCGGTCAGCGAGAAACGTACGTCCGCCAACTTAGTCAATACATTCCTGTCGACGTTTACGGCAAGTGCGGCAATTTTAGTTGCCCTCGCAACGAGGCTAATTGGATCTCCGACCCGAAATGTTACGACATGCTCCAAACGCGATACAAATTCTATTTGTCGTTCGAAAATGCCTTTTGCACCGATTACGTCACGGAGAAGTTCTTTGAAATCATGGACCACGACATGATACCGATCGTGTATGGTGCGGCTAACTATAGCGAAATCGCCCCTCCTCATTCGTTCATCAACGCCCTGGACTTTACGCCGGAAGGACTGGCCAGGTATTTGCAAATGCTCGATGCCAACGATACCCTCTACAACGAGTATTTCTGGTGGAAGAATCACTACCGAGTGGAGTCTGGGGAACCCCAGATGGCCAGATATGGTTTTTGTGATTTGTGTAAGAAACTCCATCAGGATGAAAGTGTCAAGTATTACCCGGAAATAAGATCAGAGTGGCATCCGAATTCTCAGTGTCGCCATTTGAGTTCAACTTGGGAAAATTCCCCGCAAAACTATCTGACCCCAGTCCTGTCTTGGCTGTTATATTTGATGGGATTTgtcttgtaatttttttaaaattgtttttttttttttttggttagatACCGAATTTTGTAATAACATTCTCACATTCGACAATGTACTAgctataatattattataatctacaaatatttaaaataaattttgaaaaattctctcctttctttcaGTGCAGTCGCGTATGGGTAACGCACGTGTCGCCTTTATTATAACCATTAACATAAATTTGCTGaggccatttaaaaaatgttatatttaccattttcaaaagttgaatCACAGAATTCATCAACTGTcgttggataaaaaaaaattagacgcaaaaaataaacgatTTAACTGGTCAGTGGTCACCGCCGTGGCTTTTTTTGGCAATCAATTCTAAAATTATTTGCATGTGTTAGACATCTCAAGATCGACAAGATTATCTCTTGAAAAAAGTAGGTTGGACAATGAGAATTTAACTTTTGTGATTTTGACTTTGATGGAATATGTCCTGGTACCAGCATTATAATGATCCGTTTGCTTTAAAAGTCACAGCCGGGCAACTCGAAAGAATTTACAAGTAAAAACAGGCTTATATTCAGTAACCGTTATGTAATTTTGTGGATCAACCCGCCACAAATGCGCTTCAATGTCCTCCATTTAATCGAGCGACACAATGTTGCGTTTGGTTGTTCCCTGTTAGGTGATGCAGCTGACCTCGAATTCTTGCGAACCAACTTGTTTCGTTTCATTCCACTCACTCTTCACGCGCGGTCATTAGCATGGCAAGATATTGAATTCCTGATGCCGATAACATTTTTTCGGGTAGTTTTTGGCTGTCGTCCAGCAGCGTTAATCTGCGCAAGTGTTTTTAACGAAGTTGTCATTCCAGGCTAGCAACtaggattttgtttttggcctTTGAAGAACGCAAAGAAGACTCGAGTGAAATATATGGTGGCAGCAATGCAAAGAATTGGCCGGGTAATGCTTGCAATGACTATGCACTTTTCCAAGTTGTTTTATACCGGCATGTACAAGCAGATTTTGCGTGAGGATGTCGCTATGCATATAAATCCGTCGGAGTGTGTCCTTCGTGAGGGTTTTCGTTTGGCTATTATCTTGTCGAAATAAAACGTCGACTACCCGAGAAAAGGACGAATATTTATGGtcgttattttcaattttatacAATGCTGAGATGAAGAATTGCGTAACGCTGGGAACGCCCTTCGATTGACTTGCTTAAAGGTTCAAGAAGCTTTtcgaaagattttttaatatctcTTTTATCATTGaaattccagttttttttctttcttcgactttgttttaaaaaaagatttattgttCACATCACAACAATATAAATGGAAAACGGGTTCGTGGACCGCGGTCAACGggtttttattatcatttatttttattgttttttttcttttctttttatttgttgtctcGATGGTCATCAGTCCGCTCGGCTCTGATTCTTCAGTCGCTCGTGGACTGTCCACCAGCGAGCTCTCCCAAAAATCAtcaacacttttatttttctgttttaaaaatcagtAGTTTTAATTGTCGGCTATTTCTTCTCATTCGTTATTTGAATTTGGCTTATCAGTGGCgagttaaatttttgtaaataaaaaatgcgcTTCTTGGACATTTTGATTCTGTTTTTATTGGCCAATTTAAGCGACGGTCAGAGAATGGGATCGCTCGTGAGGCCCGTTCATTACGATCTGGCTTTCCTGCCCATCATTAGCGGAGGCGCTCCTCGTTTGTGCGGTCACGTTTTCATCGATTTAGAGCCGACTACAACCACTAATTTAGTGACGTTACACGGAGCCGATATTACCATCATTGGCGTCAGTGTGGAACAGGTTTTTCTAGTCGGCAAATCAaattccagcaacaacagcaaggaTCGTTTCCTTCAGCTGGAGGATCTCTGTTTCTCTGGATTGTTTGAGCTGGTCAACGAAGCCCACACAGTCATCCAAGAGGAGCCCGAGAAGCAGCAGCTCAACATCATTCTCAAGGAGACTTTGATCAAGGAAAAGAGATATCGCTTGGGTATGTTTTACGTCGCCAAGGTGAGCGATGACAGCAGGGGATTTTTCCGTGCCAACTACCGAAACGACAATACATCTTGCTGCATACAAGGGTACATACACGAAagctaatttgtttttctctgtcCTTTTATTGGCATTGAATTGTGTAATTTGACTTGATCATTTCAGCTGGTTCGGCGGCACGCAAATGGAGCCGAGCAGCGCACGCAAAGTTCTACCTTGTTTCGACGAGCCGGGCTTCAAAACGACGTACGACATCAGTATCGGCCATGACAAGGCCATGACTGCCCTTTCCAACATGCCCGAAACGGACACTCGTCCCATGTAAGTGCCGTCAAATTTCTCATGTGCCAAAATGAACGCAGGAATTCCACGATAGAAAAATGGTGTCCCCCTGTAAAAGGTGAACAGagcaaaaaaaaggtttaacgATACACATTCTATCGTTTTGGATATCATACTAACAAGGGAAAACACGCGTGACTGGAGGTGGACAAGCTTTTCCCGGTCGCCTCCCATGCCCACCTATTTGCTGGCCCTGTTCGTAACCGACTATGACAAAGTGGAGAGGATTTACAAAGTCTGCAATAACCGGACCGTCAAGATGCGCTTCTGGGGCCAGCCGAATCAGCTAGCCCATCTCAGACAATCGATAGATGTCGTTCCGGACATGTTGCACTACATGGAGAAATACGTGGGCCAGCCGTTCACCTTGCCCAAAATCGATTTCATCGCCGCTCCGACTCAACTGGATTTCGAAGCCATGGAAAACTGGGGTCTCATCCTCTTTCGGTAGATTTGCATCTAATGAAAATTAAgtcgaaaaattaattttttgcgATTTCATTTATTGTCAGTGAGAACCGACTGTTCTTCAAGGAAGGAATCGACAGTGAAGGTGATCGATTCCAAGTTGTTCAAACGATGGCCCACGAATTGGCTCACCAATTTTTCGGCAACTTGGTGACTTGCGACTGGTGGTCGGACATAGCTTTCTACGAAGGCATGTGCGGAATATTCGAGATCGAGCTGACAAAACACGTACTaattaaatgaatgaattcagaaaattcatttattcaggttaattattttattttattaggcCATGCCAAATTTGACATTTCGTGCTGAGATGTCCCAAGTTTCGGCCATTCGATCTGCCATGAAAATTGAAGAGCATATCCAGGCGGCGTCTGTTATTCGAGAGGTGGAGAAGATTGAAGACACGGAAATGATGTTTGATCCCATTACCTATAATAAAGGTAACACCATATTCCCATTTTACTGTGAGACATTATCACTATCCTTTATTCCAAAAGGAAGCGGTTTGCTGCTCATGTTGCGCAACTTTGTTGGACACGACCATTTCAGGAATGCAGTTGTCACTTTTATGGAACGCTAGTTAGTGGCCattcctacttttttttcaaaaaatcaggaaTTCATTAACCTAAcgttgttttaattattttttaaagtcaaTTCCAGAGTGTCAACAGTGAGAAATTCATGGAAATTTTGGACGAAGAAGTCCATCGTAACCGGGAATTCGGCCGTGGGATGAACGTCACAAAGATTATGAATTCCTGGACGACCCAGGACGCTTATCCGATTGTTCGTTGTACTCGAATGAGCGACGGACGCAGGATCCGATTGTCTCAGTTACCCCATCCAGTCCTCCGAAACATCACAACGGATGAACATGCTAATCGCTTGTGGTGGATCCCCATCTCTATGACAGATGCCAGCCGGCCGGATTTCAGTCAACAAGGGAAATACCCAAGAGTCTGGCTCACCCCGGAGCGTCCTACATTGGAAATTCCTTATTTCCCTCCGGCGTCCAGAAACGGCCAAGAGACGGGCGAAGAGGAAAACACCTGGATTCTCCTCAACGGTGAATTTTCCGGCTACACCCGCGTCTTGTACGACGACCGAAACTGGTGGCTAATCTCCCGTCAGTTGGTGCTCAATCACACGGTCATCCCGCAAGTGACTCGAGCTCAATTGATTGACGACGCTTTCACGCTGGCCCTTGCCGAACTGATGGACTACCAAGTGGTTCTGGAACTCATCGAGTATTTGACGATGGTCAACGACGAGTTTGTCCGCTCAACGGCCCAGTTCCATTTGAGATGGATGAAGGAGCGAACCAGACAAAACGGATCGCTAGCGGAACTTTTCGACGTGAgtcaattcatttcatttaatcagccatttttaattataaaaatattcaccACCCTCTCGTTACACAGGATTACAtggagaaattgaaattcgaaAGGATGGACATTATTGaggaatcaaatgaaaataacgaTTTGATTCGATCTGGTGGGTTCGACCCTTTCGACGGAGCTGATGGTTGTCTGCAGTGGAGTGAAGGGGTTTGTGTAGATAAAATATTCCGGCTCTTCCAGGCTCAGATGGATGGCACCATCAGCCCAGAGGGGAAAAGGTTTGTATCTTTTGAATGTTTCCCCCCATAACTATAGGTCCCCCCATAACTTGTGCTGTCATAAAAAGGGCGATGGCGGAGAATTTGGAACGGAATTGGTGTCTAGTAATGCGTTACGGAGGCAAAGACGAATGGAAATGGGCTTGGCGGATGAGTCTCAACGACGTCTGGGCATCTCAGCGGAGCAAAATCTTGTCGGCCATGAGTTGCAGCCAAGATCAGGGCCGATTGAAGCAGCTCCTCTCGCGTGTTTTCCACCCAACAATCCAACAGGCTTCACGCGATTCCTTCGTcatgattgaaaaaatgtcTGACAATCCGCTAGCCCGCCCCAtggttttgaatttcatcaagACAAACTGGGAGAGACTTGGACGACAGTACGaaccagtttttatttttttagagtcCGTCGGGGAATGCATCAatcaattattaaatattatctTTTCTATCAAAAGTTTTAGGCGATCTGGCGATAATTTGAAGCTACTCACATCGGCCTCCAAATACCTGAGCACATCGGAAGAATTGAACGAGGTGTGTGTTTCTATCGGATTGATTGGGACGATAGAATTTAGTTGTAACGGTTCTTTTTAATTCACTTTACTTtcctttaaacatttttagatGTCTCAGTTTGTAGCCGACcttgaaaaaagagacaagaaacTTGACCGCTCCGTCACGGCTGGCATTCTGGACGACATTCGTGCCAACATTCATTGGGCTGAGAAGCACTCGGAACAGGTCTATTCGGTTCTGGAAGCTCGGAGAGTCACAGGGCGTACGAAGAATCGGTCCACTGAAGCGTGAATATGAACCCTCACCATCAGCATCTgtgtttttttcgtgttttttaaCTGATTTGTTCCGTTGTTATTTCAAAACTTATTGATGGCGCTTTTGTTGATTGATTCATTAGGGAGATCGACAGGAGAAACTTATCGTCTTGCGTATcgtatttaatttgatttttatttgccaaATGTCTGAAACGATTTCATCCGAATACAATTAAAGGCTTCTAAGAGATTTCGCCTGAATTACTTTGGCATgtaaattgattattttaccTTGAGcggaaataattcaatttctaaatTCAGTAGCTTGTTCTTTTACGACGTAATTACGTGGATAGTATAAGTAAGCTATgattgaaacagaaaagggTAACACGCCATGCCAGCGGTCAACTTGTAAGTATCGATAAATCTGTACAAGaacctgttttaaaaatttaaaaagaaataagaaaaataagggaataAAAATTATGGCTTGTGCCAACGGGTTATCGGGGATTTTCCGACGCATAACGGCATAACCAAAAGAAAGGCAAAGAAGTCGAAGTCGAGATAATATGGTTGACATGAAAGGCGAACACTTGtacattttacaaaaatggAATAAGGTAGAAAATTTAGCATAAGATTTTGCTCACAGATAAGAAGGAAATCTCTTATGATATGCGTTACCCATCAGTCAGACCAGTTTTGACcgacaagaaaaatatttaaatttataaaataataaaataaatcagttaACACCAAAGATCACGCGAGATCACGGGGAAAACCtaaattcaacttttaaatATGCTGTTAAACCCAAGTGCTTCTCCATCACGAAATCAATAAAGTGCGCGTAGAAGGCGTCTACTTTTTAGATCGATGCATCTCATTACGAATAGACATTCAGAAGTTATTGAT containing:
- the LOC124198411 gene encoding alpha-(1,3)-fucosyltransferase C-like, with the translated sequence MILSLLLIGNPERYSYRDVIVNEKEISANNQTSLGYKNILIWNEADRTETANFGIGHDPFVKHKCEVSDCSIFTRDTSMLPYEEYDAVIIHMLFLKMFQLPDFERRRHQRFIFLTQETPVMMPLYISSLDNYFNWTMTYKRNSDVQFLYGRIEPEATAPKTPEEVEEMMAKTRHPLAKNYAANKTRPIVWMVSHCRTSGQRETYVRQLSQYIPVDVYGKCGNFSCPRNEANWISDPKCYDMLQTRYKFYLSFENAFCTDYVTEKFFEIMDHDMIPIVYGAANYSEIAPPHSFINALDFTPEGLARYLQMLDANDTLYNEYFWWKNHYRVESGEPQMARYGFCDLCKKLHQDESVKYYPEIRSEWHPNSQCRHLSSTWENSPQNYLTPVLSWLLYLMGFVL
- the LOC124197505 gene encoding aminopeptidase N-like, producing MRFLDILILFLLANLSDGQRMGSLVRPVHYDLAFLPIISGGAPRLCGHVFIDLEPTTTTNLVTLHGADITIIGVSVEQVFLVGKSNSSNNSKDRFLQLEDLCFSGLFELVNEAHTVIQEEPEKQQLNIILKETLIKEKRYRLGMFYVAKVSDDSRGFFRANYRNDNTSCCIQGWFGGTQMEPSSARKVLPCFDEPGFKTTYDISIGHDKAMTALSNMPETDTRPMENTRDWRWTSFSRSPPMPTYLLALFVTDYDKVERIYKVCNNRTVKMRFWGQPNQLAHLRQSIDVVPDMLHYMEKYVGQPFTLPKIDFIAAPTQLDFEAMENWGLILFRENRLFFKEGIDSEGDRFQVVQTMAHELAHQFFGNLVTCDWWSDIAFYEGMCGIFEIELTKHAMPNLTFRAEMSQVSAIRSAMKIEEHIQAASVIREVEKIEDTEMMFDPITYNKGSGLLLMLRNFVGHDHFRNAVVTFMERYQFQSVNSEKFMEILDEEVHRNREFGRGMNVTKIMNSWTTQDAYPIVRCTRMSDGRRIRLSQLPHPVLRNITTDEHANRLWWIPISMTDASRPDFSQQGKYPRVWLTPERPTLEIPYFPPASRNGQETGEEENTWILLNGEFSGYTRVLYDDRNWWLISRQLVLNHTVIPQVTRAQLIDDAFTLALAELMDYQVVLELIEYLTMVNDEFVRSTAQFHLRWMKERTRQNGSLAELFDDYMEKLKFERMDIIEESNENNDLIRSGGFDPFDGADGCLQWSEGVCVDKIFRLFQAQMDGTISPEGKRAMAENLERNWCLVMRYGGKDEWKWAWRMSLNDVWASQRSKILSAMSCSQDQGRLKQLLSRVFHPTIQQASRDSFVMIEKMSDNPLARPMVLNFIKTNWERLGRHFRRSGDNLKLLTSASKYLSTSEELNEMSQFVADLEKRDKKLDRSVTAGILDDIRANIHWAEKHSEQVYSVLEARRVTGRTKNRSTEA